In Octopus bimaculoides isolate UCB-OBI-ISO-001 chromosome 27, ASM119413v2, whole genome shotgun sequence, one DNA window encodes the following:
- the LOC106883308 gene encoding ranBP2-like and GRIP domain-containing protein 3, whose product MEHHPTDINVYTHKVFAHCKQLLLWLPAKDVSDITEALHAFDQLLLNVASLQFHQPQWTAFLSEMQGYFFFFCGCLLFKRSLKGQSTWKEIEGAATLCYLASVSYRPIDKHSDLYLQGDLTNRLFVKYLHKMGCYRLSQVGHVLCDVVKKHSSNWIYDLTVRCCTPQCKEQLYDLVFTFRDMRRGRGKSFLLSENAFNNVTSTIPTKSDLAEYDQVSVLLNSTDLNSIIWLCLHYYNATKDEAQPNYNFSLFDNLPYSSSSLSSGLNLGVESLCQLDTEVFLIAVVYSAGRLLQQVRQEPSRPQLLPKVLCRQFCTPEQAEWWQLACKFREKLELDNFTKLRLILMRGLDTVRLTEGHGMSASLILHVARTLQNKVI is encoded by the exons ATGGAACACCACCCAACTGACATCAATGTCTACACACATAAGGTATTTGCCCACTGCAAACAGCTGCTGCTGTGGTTGCCAGCAAAAGATGTTTCGGATATCACAGAGGCTCTACATGC gttTGACCAACTGCTGTTGAATGTTGCCAGTTTACAATTCCACCAACCACAATGGACAGCATTTTTGTCAGAAATGCAaggatatttcttctttttctgtggCTGTTTGTTATTTAAGAGATCCCTTAAG GGTCAATCAACTTGGAAAGAAATTGAAGGTGCTGCAACTCTGTGTTACCTGGCCAGCGTAAGCTACCGTCCTATCGATAAACACTCTGACTTGTACCTGCAGGGGGACTTGACAAACAGGCTGTTTGTGAAGTACCTGCATAAGATGGGCTGTTACCGGTTATCACAAGTTG GCCATGTACTGTGTGATGTTGTTAAGAAGCATTCTTCCAACTGGATCTACGACCTCACAGTGCGCTGCTGCACGCCCCAATGCAAGGAGCAGTTGTATGACTTGGTGTTCACATTCCGTGACATGCGCAGGGGAAGAGGCAAGTCCTTCCTGCTGTCCGAAAACGCTTTCAACAATGTCACTTCAACTATTCCTACAAAGTCAGATCTTGCAGAGTACGATCAAG tcTCGGTCCTTCTTAACTCAACTGATCTCAATAGCATCATCTGGTTGTGTCTCCATTATTACAATGCAACCAAGGATGAAGCTCAGCCTAACT ATAACTTTTCCCTGTTTGACAATCTACCCTACTCCAGTAGCTCCTTGTCCAGTGGATTAAACCTGGGTGTCGAATCACTTTGTCAGCTTGATACTGAG gTGTTCCTCATAGCTGTTGTATATTCTGCTGGTCGGCTACTGCAGCAGGTGCGACAGGAACCATCCCGACCTCAGCTGTTACCAAAGGTTTTATGTCGGCAGTTCTGTACCCCAGAGCAAGCTGAATGGTGGCAGCTGGCGTGTAAATTTAGAGAGAAGCTTGAACT TGATAACTTCACCAAGCTACGTCTGATCCTGATGAGAGGTTTGGATACTGTTCGTCTGACTGAGGGCCATGGCATGTCTGCCTCTCTTATCCTCCATGTGGCACGGACCTTACAGAACAAGGTAATATGA